One part of the Candidatus Krumholzibacteriia bacterium genome encodes these proteins:
- a CDS encoding inositol monophosphatase: MSQLQHELDVARSLAREAGGIARAFYAKLTESDVDEKGRNDFVTVVDHEAQRVIVEGLRREFPDDFIVAEETLAPGVNDGREESARRWYIDPLDGTTNYIHAYPHFAVTMALAVEGRTSVAVTYAPLLDEMFTAIRGQGCRLNDKPVHVSRLQDQNRILLGTGFPFRARHLLDTYLQSFAHFFHHARGIRRGGSAAMDLAYVAAGRFDGFWEMTLSPWDIAAGVLLIEEAGGRVTDFFLGDTYLESGHIIATNGLLHDWMADGIAQIFPRDADYSKRS; the protein is encoded by the coding sequence ATGAGCCAGCTCCAGCACGAACTCGACGTCGCCCGTTCCCTCGCCCGCGAAGCGGGGGGGATTGCGCGTGCCTTCTACGCCAAGCTCACCGAGAGCGATGTGGACGAGAAGGGACGCAACGACTTCGTCACCGTGGTGGACCACGAAGCCCAGCGGGTGATCGTCGAGGGGCTGCGCCGGGAGTTTCCGGACGACTTCATCGTGGCCGAGGAGACGCTCGCGCCCGGCGTGAACGACGGTCGCGAGGAGAGCGCGCGCCGCTGGTACATCGACCCGCTGGACGGGACCACCAACTACATCCACGCCTATCCCCACTTTGCGGTGACCATGGCGCTGGCCGTCGAGGGTCGCACGTCGGTGGCGGTCACCTACGCGCCGCTGCTCGACGAGATGTTCACCGCCATTCGCGGCCAGGGCTGCCGGCTCAACGACAAGCCGGTGCACGTGAGCCGGCTGCAGGATCAGAACCGCATCCTGCTCGGTACCGGCTTTCCGTTTCGCGCGCGCCACCTCCTGGACACGTACCTGCAGTCGTTCGCGCACTTCTTCCACCACGCGCGCGGTATCCGCCGCGGCGGATCGGCCGCGATGGATCTCGCCTACGTGGCCGCCGGACGTTTTGACGGGTTCTGGGAGATGACGCTCAGCCCCTGGGACATCGCCGCGGGCGTGCTGCTCATCGAGGAGGCGGGTGGCCGCGTCACCGATTTCTTCCTCGGCGACACCTACCTCGAGAGCGGGCACATCATCGCCACCAACGGCCTGCTGCACGACTGGATGGCGGACGGGATCGCGCAGATCTTCCCCCGCGACGCCGACTACAGCAAACGTTCATGA